A window of Microbacterium sp. Root61 genomic DNA:
GCGGGGCGAGTTCGACGGAGCCGCCGATGGCTCCACGCTCACCGTGGTGACGAACGCGATCAACATTGCGTCGCTCCTTGTTCTGCGACCACGCATCAAGGTCGTCGTCCCCGGAGGCGTGGTCCACTCGCGCTCGTTCGAGCTCACCGGACCGTTCGCAGAGCACACGCTCGCGCTGATGTCTCTGGACGTCGCCTTCGTCGGGGTGAACGCCGTCCACCATCAGCTCGGGGCCATGGTCCACGACGACGAGGAGGCGCGCGTGAACCGGCTGATGGTCGAGCGTTCGAAGCGATCGTTCATCGTGGCCGATTCGAGCAAGATCGGGCGGCGGGCATTCGTCCGCATCGGCGAGCTCTCCGCGTTCGACGGTCTCATCACGGACGCCGCCATCACCTCCGCACAGCGCGAGGAACTCGAGGCGGCAGGCCTCACGGTGCTGGTGGCAGAAGCGGCGTGACTCCGCCGGCGGGAATCGCCTCGACGAGGTCTGCCGCGAATATCCGTTGCAGTCGTGCCGCCTCCACCGCCACAGCGTCGCGGGCCGGCCGGACGTACCGACGCGGATCGACATCCGACTCGTGCGCGTCGAGCCACTGCCTGATGGCATCGGTGTAGATGCCGTTGAGGTGGGTCGAGACGTTGACCTTTCGGATCCCTGCGTGGATCGCTCGGACGATCTCATCGTCGGCGACCCCCGAAGAGCCGTGCAGCACGAGCGGGATCGGAGCAGCCTCTGCCAGACGCGCGATCAGGTCGATGTCCAGACGCGCATCCCGGCTCGTCATCGCGTGACTCGAACCCACGGCGACCGCGAGGAAGTCCACGCCCGTCTCACCGACGAACAGCGTCGCCTCGTCGGGATCGGTGCGCACTCCGGGCGCATGCGCGCCGTCCTTGCCGCCGATCTCCCCCAGCTCGGCCTCCACCGATGCCCCCGCTGCGTGGGCATGGGCGACGATCCGTCTGGTCGCGGCCATATTCTCGGCGAAGCCCAACAGCGATCCGTCGTACATCACGGACGAGAATCCCAGATCGATCGCGCGGGACGCGAGGCGCTCGTCTTCTGCGTGATCCAGGTGCACTGCGAGTTCGGCGGTCGCACCCTGCGCGAGATCGATCACCGCACGCGCGAGCGGGTCGAGCCCGCCGTGGAACCGCACGCAGTTCTCCGATATCTGGAGGATCATCGGCAACCCCGAATCGACCGCAGCCTGGACGAGGGCTTCCGCCGTCTCGAGCTGGATCACGTTGAAAGCCCCGACCGCGCTGCGGCTGCGCACGGCTTCGTCGATGAGTGTGCGGGTGGCGACCAAGGTCATGCGATGCTCCGGACGTGGTGAAGGGTGATATCAGCGAGGATCGGGGCGAGGTCGCCACTCAGCGAACCCGCCTCGGGTGCAGAGACGGATGATGTCGACCAGGCGATGGCGCGGACCACGAGCGTCTCCGGATCCGTGATCCCCTGGGCCAGGTGTCCGGCGAGCGACGCAACGGCGGCATCTCCGGCACCTGTCGGGTTGCCCCTGACAAGGGGCCCGCGACCGCGCACCACGGAGTCGCGCTCAGATCCGACGAAGAGCATGCCCTCCTCCCCCAGTGAGACCAGGACGGCCCGCGCACCGCGATCGATCAAGGTCTTCGCGGCGGTCACGGGGTCGTTTTGACCCGTGGCTTCCTGGAGTTCACGCCTGTTCGGCTTGAGCAGGGTGGCACGGCAGTCGGCGGCGACCAGCAGATCCGGACCGGACAGGTCCGCGATCGCCGGCACCCCGGCTCCGACGGCAAGCCGGAAGAGCGTTCGCAGACGGTCGGGCACGAATTCCGGCGGTGTGCTCCCTGCGACCACGAGACACCGAGCCGCGCCGATCGATGCATCGGCTTCGGCGAGCACACCCTCCCAGACAGCATCCGACATGGCTTGTCCGACCTCGTTGAACAAGGTGACCCGACGCGCACCGGGGTCTTCCACGATGGCGAGACTCCGGCGCGTACGAACTCCGGGAGCCGGCACCAGCGCGTGCGGGACGCCCACCAGGTCGCGCGAGAAGAAGGCGAGATCGTCCTGCCCGACCGCGGTGATCGCGCGGGTGTCCTCGTGCATCTGCGAAAGCACGCGGGAGACGTTCAGGCCCTTGCCACCAGCGCGGCGCGTCGATGGCCTGACGCGGTTGGACTCTCCCCACGCCGCGTCCTCCACGCGGATCGTCACGTCGACGGCGGCGTTCGGGGTGACCGTGAGGATCATGCCGCTCAGCCCGCGGCCGTCACGAGGTCGCGCGAACCCGGAGCGATGGCGTCCCTGGTGCTGAGCGCGGCACCGACGGCGCCGGCATCCGCCCCAAAGCGGGCCCGCACGAGACGCGGAACGGGCACGATACCCACCCTCTCCGCGAGCCGAGCCGTGAGTGGTTCGAGAAGGCGGTCCCCCGCCTGCGAGAGCCCACCGCCGATCACGATCACTTCGGGCGCGGCGACGGCCGTCACCGCGGCGAGCCCGGAGGCGAGGGCATCCAGAGCCTCACTCCACACCCCGTTCGCGACCGGGTCGCCCTGAAGCGCCAGCCGGATGACGTCCCGAGCGCCCGCGATCGGTTCCGCCCCGCCCAGGCGCGCGTACCGGCTCTCGATCGCCGCCGCAGACGCGATCGCTTCGAGACACCCGACGCCGCCGCACGAACACGGGACGTCTTCAGTGGACACGCGCATGTGCCCGATCTCGCCGGCGTAGCCGCGACCCCGCAGGGGACGGCCGTCCGACCAGATCGCCGCGGAAACGCCCGTGCCGATAACGACGGTGATGACGTTCGCGAAGCCCGCCCCTGCACCGATTCGCGCTTCGGCAGCGCCGGCGGCCCGCACATCGTGGACGAGCGACACCCGCGCGTCGATGCGATCCTCGAGCAGGCGGCGGAGCGGGGCATCGCGCCACCCGAGGTTCTCGGAGTGGAGACCGATCCCGGCATCCTCGTCCACCAGTCCCGGAACCGCCGCTCCGAGGGCGGACACCTCGAGATGAGGATGATCGCGACGAGTCTGGTCGAAGAGCAACGCCACTGCGTCCACGACGAGAGCCGCTGGATTCGCGCCACGGGGTGTGGGCACGCGCGTTGCCGCCCCGACTGAACCATCCGCCGCGACGAGTGAGTATTTGATCGTGGTGCCGCCGACGTCCACAGCAAGCGCGGCAGGCCCCGGACCGACGTGCGCAATGAACTCGTCCACAGTCCTCTCCTCGACCCCTCCGTCGTGAAAGCTCGTCACGCCAGGATGACTGATCGGGTCAGCGACCGCGGCTCGTCGGGGTTCAGCCCACGCGCCTCCGCCTCGGCGACGGCGAACCGCTGCGCGACGATCAGCCCAGCGAGGGGATCCAGGTCGTGACGCACCAACCGCGCACCCGTCGTCGACACGTCCGCCTCGAGCCCGACGGGGAGCGCGCCGAATGCCCACACGAGCCGACCGGACTGTGCAATAGAGATCGGACCATGGCGGTAGTCCATCGCGGGATACGCCTCGGTCCATAGCTGCGCTGCTTCTCTGGCCTTGAGCGCGGCTTCCGAGGCGATCCCCACAGACCAGCCCGTTCCGAGGAATGTGACCTGTTCGGCACCGAGGAGGTCGTCGATCGGGATCTGAAGGGCGCGGGCGGCGTCCTCGATCACGAGGTCGACCTCTTCACCGAGCGAGCACCGCAGGGCGATGAGAGCGGACGTGGCGAAGCGTGTTTGGACGACCGACTTCTCGTCGGCGAAGTCGAGTTCGATGACGGATGTCGCGATGCGCGCTGCGGGAGATGCGGCGTCGCCGGTGATCACAACAGTGGGTACGTCGCCAGCGGCCGAGAGCAGTTCGATGACTTCGCTCGTGGTCCCCGACCGGGTGATCGCGACGATGACGTCGTAGTCCCGTCCCGCGGGGAACTCGGACGCGGCAAAGGCGTCGGTCACTCCGTGGCCGACGCCTTCTCGGAGCACGGCGTAGGACTGTCCGATGAACCAGCTCGTCCCACATCCGACGACCGCGACCTTCTGCCCGCGCGACGGGAGCAGCGGATTGAAAGACGGGGCGCTCTCGGAAACCCGAGTCCACGTCTCGGGTTGCGAGTCGATTTCAGCCTGGACGAATCGGTGTACGGTCACTACAGCCCTGCCTTTGCATCGATTGGAAGTGATCTAATCTAAGCATTCCAATCACTTTCAATCAACAAGGACATGTCATCACCACTACCGTCATCCATTCCGCCACCATCGTGGACCCCGAGGGCGTCGTCCCTGATTCGTGGATCGTGATGGCCGGGAACCGGATTCGCGCGCGGGGTACAGGCCCGTCGTGGCGCGCGCACGTCTCGTCCCCGGCTGACGTGGTCGACGCCTGCGGCGCTTACCTGACGGCCGGATTCATCGACCTCCACTGCCACGGCGGAGGGGGTTCATCCGTGACAGGCGACCTCGATACCGTCATCGAGACGCACAGCCGCCACGGGACGACCCGCTTGATCGCTTCCCTCGTGTCGGCCCCCATCCCCGTGCTGTGCGATCAACTGGCCGCGATCGCCCGGCGTGCGGCATCGGATCCGCGTGTTCTGGGCTCGCATCTCGAAGGGCCATTCCTCGCGAACGGCTATTGCGGGGCGCACGACCCGTCTGCCCTCGTAGATGCGACCGACCGCGATGTGCTCGCACTTCTGGAAGCAGCGGCGGGCACGCTGCTCCAGGTGACACTCGCGCCAGAACGGCCCGGGGCGCGCGCAGCGTTGGATGCGATGCGCGCAGCGGGCGTCACGGTCGCCGTCGGGCACACCGCGTCGAACTTCAACGAGGCGCAGCAGGCGTTCGAGGCTGGCGCGTCGATACTGACCCACGCTTTCAACGGCATGCCGGTGATGCACCACCGGGACCCCGGCCCCCTCCTCGCGGCCATCGGCTCCCCCACCTGCGTCATCGAGGTCATCAGCGACGGCGTCCATGTCCATGCCGAGATGGTGTCCTTCCTTTTTCGTAGCGCACCAGGGCGGGTGGCGATCATCACGGACGCCATGGCCGCGGCCGGAGCGGGCGATGGCACGTATGAGCTGGGAGCACTGCTGGTCGAAGTCCGGGACGGCATCGCACGACTTGCCACGGGCGGTTCGATCGCAGGGTCAACGCTGACGATGGACGCTGCCTTGCGGCATACGGTCCATCTCTGTGGCGTGCCGCTGCCCGCAGCAATCGCGTCGATGACCTCGATTCCCGCTCGCGCGATCGATCGGCAGGATCTAGGCCGACTCTCTCCCGGCCATCTGGCGGATGCCGTGCTATTGACGCGCGACCTCATTGTCTCGGCGGTATGGGCAAATGGCGAGAGAGTGCGGATGCTCCCCGAGATGGGAGTCGGCGACGCCAAGTGAGACTCGGAGTCCGCAGTCGACGCGTCACGGGTGGGTCTCGCCACCCCACCCCGCGTAGAGGGCCGATTTCCACGAGCTACGGCGAGTCCAATTCGTCCATCGGACTCTCCGGAGAGTCAACTACAGCGGGGCGCATACTCACCGTAAGTATTTGCGAACCTCGACAACAAACACCTCGCCAGCCGACCACAAACCGCGCAATTCCGCGGTTTCCTCCCCGCTGCATTGCCAGGCTTCGGCGCCGAACGGTGTCCGAAATCCGCCAACTGCACGTCTCGCGGGAAACGATCTTTCTCATTTCTTTCCCACGAGCACGTTTGGGCAAGAAAAAACCCCTGATCAACAGGGGTTTTTCTGGCGGTGACGGTGGGATTTGAACCCACGGTAGGGGGTTACCCTACACGACTTTTCGAGAGTCGCACCTTCGGCCGCTCGGACACGTCACCGCCGACGAGTTTACGTCACAGCGGGGCCCGCCGCGAATCGAGAATCTCGAGGGGCGGTCGCGGCATCCGTCACTCGAGCGTCATGGCCCCCGAAACGAGGTCGACGACGCGCTCTGGTTCGTCGATGCCGACGGAGTACACGTACGTCGCGGTGAACCCCGCGGCGGCGAGTTCACGCACAGTCGAAGCAACGGAGGAAGGCGTCGATTCGGGCGTCACCTTGATCATCGCGGTCTTCTCGATGTCGGCGTAGTCGCGGCCGACGGCGTCGCAGTGGCCACGCAGCACGTCGAGCTTGTGCGCGGGGATCCCGTCGCGGATACCGAGGTTGCAGGCATCCGCGTACTGCGCCACTAGCCGCAGCGTCTTCTTCTCACCGCCTCCACCGATCATCAGGTACGGATGCGGCCGCGTGATGCTCTGCGGGGAGTTCAGGGTCCGTTCGAGCTGCCAGATCGCGCCTTCGTAGGGCTCTTCCGAGTCCGACCACATCTGCAGGCAGATCTGGATCGTCTCCTCGAGCTGCCGGAACCGCTCTGCGACGGGAGGGAACTCGAAGCCGAGCCCGGTCGTCTCCTGGTCGTTCCAGGCGGCGCCGATGCCGAGGCCGAACCGTCCGCCGGAGAGCACGTCCAACGTCGTCACCTGCTTGGCCAGCAACGCCGGGTGCCGGTAGATCACCCCGGTCACCAGCGTGTGCAGCAGGGCGGTCTCGGTGTTCGCGACGATGAACCCGAGCGTCGAGTAGGCCTCGAGCATCGGCTCGTCCTCGGGTCCGATGCCGGGCAGCTGCCAGAAGTGGTCCATCACCGTCATCCGCTGGATGCCGGCGGCCTCTGCATTGCGGACGTGCCGGGCGAGGGCGGGGCCGAGCTGGTGGGGGCCGGTCTTCCACGTGAAGTCCGCGATGTGCAATCCGTATTCCATACGACACCTTCGTCTCTGTGGCCGCACCGGATGCCGCACCCGGCCGCACTTTTCAGGCTATGTCCTCCCGGCCCCGCCGGGGCGACCGCGACACATCCTCCAGCGCCACAGCCTCCTGTCGATGCTCACTGGCAAGGCCGCCGGTTGCTGAGCGCTTGCCGTATTTGATTGCCTCAGGCAATTAATCCGCCTACGCTGGATGTCATGACGACGCGAGAGACCGATGAGGCCATCGTCCTGTCTGGACTGACCCGCTTGATGGCGCAGTGGTCCTCGCTCGCACTCCAGGCGCGATATGTCCACGACGTCGGCGTCGCGATCGATCCCGTCGATGTGCGGCCGCTCTACGCACTCGGACTCGGGGGCCGCATGCGTGCCGGCGACCTCGCATCCGATCTCCACGTGAGTCGGCCCACGATGAGCAAGCAGCTCACGCGATTGGCCGCCGCGGGACTGATCACGCGGTCCGCCGACCCGCACGATGGCCGCGCCACCATCGTCGCCCTCTCCGCCTCCGGTACCCGGGCCTTCGACGCACTCGTGGCCCGCGGCCTCGAGATGGTCGACCGCGTGATGGCGGACTGGAAGCCTGAGGAGCGGCATCAGCTGGCCGGACTGGTGCATCGGTTCGTCGCGACCGCGAGCACCGTCGTCACGCAGGACGCCGAGAACCCCACGTCCGACGGCGACCCCGTCGGCAGCAACCCCGACATTCCCGAGACCCGGGATCGTCCATGAATGGAGGAAGAGCCATGGCTCGTACTTATGTCGTCACCGGATCCGCATCCGGCATCGGCGCCACCACCGCAGCGATTCTCCGCAAACGCGGCGAGCGCGTGATCGGCATCGACCTGAACAATGCCGACATCGAGGCCGACCTGTCGACCCCGGAAGGGCGTGCCGACGCGGCTTCCCGCACGATCGAGCTCGCCGGAACAATCGACGCAGTGATCGCATGCGCCGGCATCTCCGCCCCGATCCCCAAGACCATCTCGGTCAACTACTTCGGTGTGACCGAGTTGCTGACCGCCCTGCTTCCGGCTCTGGCCGGATCCGACGCGCCACGCGTCGCGGTGGTCTCCTCGATGGCGTCCTTGCAACCCAACTCGGCCGAGATGGTCGAGGCGGCCCTCGCCGGAGACGAACCGAAGGCTCTCGCCATCGCGGCCGACCTCGCGGCCGAAGGCCCGGCATCCGGCTACCTGGTCTACCCGTCGTCCAAGCGCGCGCTGGCACGCTGGGTGCGGCGCGAGTCGATCACGCCCACATGGGCAGGTGCCGGTATCCCACTGAACGCCGTCGCCCCTGGCACCGTGCTCACGCCGATGACCGCCGGCCTGCTGGGCACTGCGGAGGGCGCGGCCATGGTCGACGCCAATGTTCCGATGCCCCTGAACTACCACCAGCCGCCGGAGTCGATCGCGCACGTGCTGATCTGGCTGACCAGCGAGGAGAACACCCACCTCGCCGGTCAGGTCATCTACGACGACGGCGGCGCGGACGCGACGCTGCGCGGCGACGACATCTGGTCGTGGGCGGACGCCCGCTGACCTCGTGACAGAAGAGAAGAGCGGATGCCGCGGCTCAGGGCCGCGGCATCCGCTCTTCTTGTCATGTCACCAGGCGCGGGCGGCCTCGGCGTGGGTGCGCAGGATGCCTTCGGTCGTGCCCTCAGGCGCGCGGCCGATACCGCACTCGGTGCCCACGCCGAACGCGGGGACGAACTTCGACGCCGAGGCGGACCGGCGTGC
This region includes:
- a CDS encoding DeoR/GlpR family DNA-binding transcription regulator; amino-acid sequence: MTRTDRLSLILELLSERGSVSVDELVDELSVSPATARRDLDTLAEQRLIKRTHGGARSHSESFDLPLRYKYGQHSDAKRRIASLASTLVSEDSIIGLTGGTTLTSLAEELASRGEFDGAADGSTLTVVTNAINIASLLVLRPRIKVVVPGGVVHSRSFELTGPFAEHTLALMSLDVAFVGVNAVHHQLGAMVHDDEEARVNRLMVERSKRSFIVADSSKIGRRAFVRIGELSAFDGLITDAAITSAQREELEAAGLTVLVAEAA
- a CDS encoding LLM class F420-dependent oxidoreductase → MEYGLHIADFTWKTGPHQLGPALARHVRNAEAAGIQRMTVMDHFWQLPGIGPEDEPMLEAYSTLGFIVANTETALLHTLVTGVIYRHPALLAKQVTTLDVLSGGRFGLGIGAAWNDQETTGLGFEFPPVAERFRQLEETIQICLQMWSDSEEPYEGAIWQLERTLNSPQSITRPHPYLMIGGGGEKKTLRLVAQYADACNLGIRDGIPAHKLDVLRGHCDAVGRDYADIEKTAMIKVTPESTPSSVASTVRELAAAGFTATYVYSVGIDEPERVVDLVSGAMTLE
- a CDS encoding 1-phosphofructokinase family hexose kinase, which encodes MILTVTPNAAVDVTIRVEDAAWGESNRVRPSTRRAGGKGLNVSRVLSQMHEDTRAITAVGQDDLAFFSRDLVGVPHALVPAPGVRTRRSLAIVEDPGARRVTLFNEVGQAMSDAVWEGVLAEADASIGAARCLVVAGSTPPEFVPDRLRTLFRLAVGAGVPAIADLSGPDLLVAADCRATLLKPNRRELQEATGQNDPVTAAKTLIDRGARAVLVSLGEEGMLFVGSERDSVVRGRGPLVRGNPTGAGDAAVASLAGHLAQGITDPETLVVRAIAWSTSSVSAPEAGSLSGDLAPILADITLHHVRSIA
- a CDS encoding N-acetylglucosamine-6-phosphate deacetylase, which produces MDPEGVVPDSWIVMAGNRIRARGTGPSWRAHVSSPADVVDACGAYLTAGFIDLHCHGGGGSSVTGDLDTVIETHSRHGTTRLIASLVSAPIPVLCDQLAAIARRAASDPRVLGSHLEGPFLANGYCGAHDPSALVDATDRDVLALLEAAAGTLLQVTLAPERPGARAALDAMRAAGVTVAVGHTASNFNEAQQAFEAGASILTHAFNGMPVMHHRDPGPLLAAIGSPTCVIEVISDGVHVHAEMVSFLFRSAPGRVAIITDAMAAAGAGDGTYELGALLVEVRDGIARLATGGSIAGSTLTMDAALRHTVHLCGVPLPAAIASMTSIPARAIDRQDLGRLSPGHLADAVLLTRDLIVSAVWANGERVRMLPEMGVGDAK
- a CDS encoding SDR family oxidoreductase — translated: MARTYVVTGSASGIGATTAAILRKRGERVIGIDLNNADIEADLSTPEGRADAASRTIELAGTIDAVIACAGISAPIPKTISVNYFGVTELLTALLPALAGSDAPRVAVVSSMASLQPNSAEMVEAALAGDEPKALAIAADLAAEGPASGYLVYPSSKRALARWVRRESITPTWAGAGIPLNAVAPGTVLTPMTAGLLGTAEGAAMVDANVPMPLNYHQPPESIAHVLIWLTSEENTHLAGQVIYDDGGADATLRGDDIWSWADAR
- a CDS encoding SIS domain-containing protein, with the translated sequence MTVHRFVQAEIDSQPETWTRVSESAPSFNPLLPSRGQKVAVVGCGTSWFIGQSYAVLREGVGHGVTDAFAASEFPAGRDYDVIVAITRSGTTSEVIELLSAAGDVPTVVITGDAASPAARIATSVIELDFADEKSVVQTRFATSALIALRCSLGEEVDLVIEDAARALQIPIDDLLGAEQVTFLGTGWSVGIASEAALKAREAAQLWTEAYPAMDYRHGPISIAQSGRLVWAFGALPVGLEADVSTTGARLVRHDLDPLAGLIVAQRFAVAEAEARGLNPDEPRSLTRSVILA
- a CDS encoding MarR family winged helix-turn-helix transcriptional regulator, with translation MTTRETDEAIVLSGLTRLMAQWSSLALQARYVHDVGVAIDPVDVRPLYALGLGGRMRAGDLASDLHVSRPTMSKQLTRLAAAGLITRSADPHDGRATIVALSASGTRAFDALVARGLEMVDRVMADWKPEERHQLAGLVHRFVATASTVVTQDAENPTSDGDPVGSNPDIPETRDRP
- a CDS encoding class II fructose-bisphosphate aldolase, whose product is MTLVATRTLIDEAVRSRSAVGAFNVIQLETAEALVQAAVDSGLPMILQISENCVRFHGGLDPLARAVIDLAQGATAELAVHLDHAEDERLASRAIDLGFSSVMYDGSLLGFAENMAATRRIVAHAHAAGASVEAELGEIGGKDGAHAPGVRTDPDEATLFVGETGVDFLAVAVGSSHAMTSRDARLDIDLIARLAEAAPIPLVLHGSSGVADDEIVRAIHAGIRKVNVSTHLNGIYTDAIRQWLDAHESDVDPRRYVRPARDAVAVEAARLQRIFAADLVEAIPAGGVTPLLPPAP
- a CDS encoding ROK family protein — its product is MDEFIAHVGPGPAALAVDVGGTTIKYSLVAADGSVGAATRVPTPRGANPAALVVDAVALLFDQTRRDHPHLEVSALGAAVPGLVDEDAGIGLHSENLGWRDAPLRRLLEDRIDARVSLVHDVRAAGAAEARIGAGAGFANVITVVIGTGVSAAIWSDGRPLRGRGYAGEIGHMRVSTEDVPCSCGGVGCLEAIASAAAIESRYARLGGAEPIAGARDVIRLALQGDPVANGVWSEALDALASGLAAVTAVAAPEVIVIGGGLSQAGDRLLEPLTARLAERVGIVPVPRLVRARFGADAGAVGAALSTRDAIAPGSRDLVTAAG